The genome window TCAATACCTATATATCGAGAAAGGTCATTGTTTTTATAGACCATGGGGGCCCGATATTGAGAGATGTGCTCAACGCAAGAAGCTTTAATGCGCTGATGGGATTCCTGATCGTAATCCAGGTCGCTTTCCTCCTCCTCATCGTCTCACTACTCATCTCGCCGGTCATCAGCCCCGACATCAGCCTTTTTTCGACCGCTGCAATCGCGTTCATGGTCCTCCTCTGCCTGCCGCTGTCCCTGTACCTCTGCTGGAAAAGCACGAACAGGGACCAGAAGCTATTATTCCTGAGCCTCTTCCTCATGTACGTCCTGCTGACGCTTTCGGCTCTTCTCTGGTTCATCCTGCCGCAGCTGCTCAACGACCCTTCGCTGGTCATAGCCGGCCAGGCGGCAACGGTCATCACTTACATGCCGGTCCTGCTAACTTTTCTCTATTTGACGCTGGAACGGCAAAGGGCATCGTGGCCACACATCTCTTCCCTGATCGTCGCTTTTAACGTCATCTCTGCCATAACGATAATATCGCTCGTCGTCATGAATTACCGGTGGGGTGTGAGCTACGGCGTCGGAGTCATGGTATATACCGTATCCATTATCCTGGACATCGTTATCCTCTCCATGGGCTCGCTGCTCGCTCTGGCCTCCATGGAAAATCAGCTTCGGTACGTGATCTCGGTCCCCATCTGCGTCTATTTATTATCCCTCGGGGGAGATGTGCTGATGCTGCTGCAGTTCCTTGGCATATACCATACGATCGGATGTGCACAGCTTTTTTATGACGGGATGATCATTTTTAGCGGGATCTCACTGCTCTTCATCGCGCTGGGCAACGTGAAAGTGACCACGGTCGAAGAGATAAATAAAAAGCTGTACGGCGCAAGGAGCCTGATGTCCGACCTGATCATGCAGTCGCCCGACGCCATATGCATCTTCGATGTGGATGGCAATGCCGTGCTGGCAAATCAGGCCTTTATCCAGTTCACGGGTAAAAGCCAGGGCGAGGTGATCGGAAAGCTCAACCTCTTTAAGGATTACGACGTGTATGCGCCGGGCACGAGCGATAAGATCGTAGGTATCCGGAATAGAGAGATACCGCTTTATGAAGGGGTCAGTCAGCTGCTTATGGCTGGCGGCGATAAAAAATACTATTCGATAAAACTGTTTCCCACGCTCGACTCGGAGGGGGCCATCTCGAGCTACATCGCCATGATGTCCGATGTGACGGACAGCAAGAACTACGAGGAAAAGCTGCGGGCGGCAAAGAATGAGGCCGAGCTGTACCTGGACCTGATGAGCCACGACATCAATAACATGAACATGGTCGCCCTCGGCTTCCTGGAGATGGCGCTGGACCGGCCCGACCTCAGCGGCGAAGTCCGGGAGCTGATATCCCGTCCCTTCGATGCGCTGGGGAGCAGCACGAGCCTCATCAGGAACGTTAAAAAATTACAGTGGATAAATGATGACGGGCAAAAGCTCCATGTTATCGACCTGGGCCCCGTGCTTCATGATGTGGCCCGGGAATACTCGAACGTACCCGGCAGGGATATCACGATCACCGAGAATATCCAGGGCGATTGCAAGGTAATGGCTAACGGCCTCTTAAATGACGTGTTCTCCAACCTCATCGGGAATGCCATCAAGCATTCGAAAGGCCATATCACGATCAACATACAAATGGATAAGATAAAAGAAGATAACGGCGATTATTGCCGCG of Methanocella sp. contains these proteins:
- a CDS encoding PAS domain-containing sensor histidine kinase — encoded protein: MLNARSFNALMGFLIVIQVAFLLLIVSLLISPVISPDISLFSTAAIAFMVLLCLPLSLYLCWKSTNRDQKLLFLSLFLMYVLLTLSALLWFILPQLLNDPSLVIAGQAATVITYMPVLLTFLYLTLERQRASWPHISSLIVAFNVISAITIISLVVMNYRWGVSYGVGVMVYTVSIILDIVILSMGSLLALASMENQLRYVISVPICVYLLSLGGDVLMLLQFLGIYHTIGCAQLFYDGMIIFSGISLLFIALGNVKVTTVEEINKKLYGARSLMSDLIMQSPDAICIFDVDGNAVLANQAFIQFTGKSQGEVIGKLNLFKDYDVYAPGTSDKIVGIRNREIPLYEGVSQLLMAGGDKKYYSIKLFPTLDSEGAISSYIAMMSDVTDSKNYEEKLRAAKNEAELYLDLMSHDINNMNMVALGFLEMALDRPDLSGEVRELISRPFDALGSSTSLIRNVKKLQWINDDGQKLHVIDLGPVLHDVAREYSNVPGRDITITENIQGDCKVMANGLLNDVFSNLIGNAIKHSKGHITINIQMDKIKEDNGDYCRVRIEDDGPGIPDDKKVTLFISPQKGSPRAGCKGLGLYLVKTLVEAYHGRVRVEDRLQGDSTKGSRFVVLLPAI